The DNA sequence CAATGTGGCTGTATATCATTGACGCACATTCAACATAAATGTCAGAATGTCAACAACACTTGAACTCACGAAATGATTGATTCCTTCCACCATCTCGAATCTCATTGACTTCAATGCACCACGTTTCTCTGCCTCATCCTGTATAGCCCACATGGCGGCAATGCCAAACGCAGGAGCTTTCTCTCCCGACAAATACGCTTTTACCAAACTCGGGAACAATGTcttgatttggggatcaaaAAGTGCCTTTTGGTAAGCCGAATGAAGCTGGCTCTGAAAGCCGAACATGTACGGTATTTCGGAGGAGGCCTCCTTTTGTCCTGTACAGACTGCGGAAGTGTATTCCTCCATGGTGAGGTTGTAGATAGTACCCGGTTTAAAGGAGGATGGGAGTATATATGAGAGGTCATTGAGTTCCCGCGTGGCGAGGGCGTTCCCATGGTCAAAGTATCCTGTAACCCACTGCGCGAACATGGGAAATTTGAGTTCTGGAGGAACGGACTCGATCTGAAACGGCGCCCAATTCTTCTCGGGCATAGGAAGTCCAAAAACGAGGGGCGGTCCTTCTTTAGATTTTTGagagaaacaaaaagaaaaggagaggagCAGGGTTCAGAGGAGTAGGTGTAATGTAGTCATCATCACATACCATGTAATATCAATGCACGGAGGTACTTCTGGAGCCTGTCTCTCACGGAAGCAGGAAGTGTATCTGCGTGTGCAATTGTGGCATTTGCCTCCCCTGAACCAAGCGACCATCCATAAAGCACAACGCCGCCTGATTTCCTATCGCTCGCCACTGGCGGGAGCTGGTACTTCTCGATTAACTTGTCAATCAAAATGGCATATTCGTGTCCGCGGTTCTTCATCCACGTATCGCGCTGTTCATCCGTACCGTTTACCATTACCTCAAGCTCGGCAGGCGTGAAGGCTGTCGATCCAGGATAATTCCTTCGTGATACAGCAATGAAGCGAATATTCTTGCTTGCAGCCATGGCTTGGACCCTTTTGAATATCGCTGTAGATATACCAGATGTATGAGGAACAATTTAGAAAAAACTTGCCAGTGCGTTGAAGTGATAAGACGTACTGGAACTAAAGCATAAACCATGGATAACGATAATTGTCGTATAATCGCTCGAGTCGTTGACTGGGCCGCTGTCAATGTACCCTAGCTCAACTCCATCGTCACTGACTTGTACTTTCTTAAAAGACATCGAGTAAATCCTCCAAGCGATTAGTAACACttgatgagagagagaagaaagaacgGTGAGGCAATAAATTAACGAAGTCTTgccttttattctttgccaATTTGAATGCCCCGAAAATGGGGATAACAAAGTAAAACGTGCCCTGTCACTGATTGGCTGGCTAGATGGGCGCTGTGGCTAGTGGTAGCCTGATATCGCATTATTCTTGTACACGCTCATAAGACAGTGTGAATGTATGAAAAAATAAATACTGCAACATAAGCGACTGTGGATTGTAGACTCTAGAGTCATTAGACGTAGAAGGGTTATGCTTACTATATATATGTGTACACGCATGTATATCGACGTAGTATGTCCATTTGAGTTGTCATTGTGTGCTGTCCGATCATTTTTTCGGATCAAGTAAGGCTGGTCATCTGAGGCTTCCCGGGCCGCTCACTCAGGCAGGGTTCTCATGAAGCTGGAATAATAAGGCAAAAGTAATTTCGTTCCGAGTGGTAAGAGGTCCCCATTCCCATGCGAAATTGTAGATTTCATCCCATTACCCTTACCTATCTCTAGGCGTCTAAAGTGAAATAGCAAAGGTGCAGTAATTAGCTCAACCTGAGGCACCATTTGTCAACGCAGGAACTTATCAATCGTTATCAATGACATGATATTGCATATTCAACGACTATCTCGCATATTTTGGGTACACTGAATGTACAAAGGTTAGCATTAACCATCCTATTTGCCCATGTGCCTTCGTTAGATGCCATGTGCTACCCATCGCGGGTAACACGGCTGGTGACTTCCCCATGCCAATCTGCCCCTCAGTCGAGCTCGTTTATATCCCGTCTCTCAAATGCCTCGTCGAAGAATTCTTCCCTTTCTAAGAGATCGTTCCAAATGTCACTCGTTTCGAGAGATCtcttgtggtggtggttatTGTTGTGGTTTTGCTGGTGATGCTCGGCAGCCTTGTGTGCGGCCTTGCGGCCAACCTTGCTAGCAACTCTTGAGCCTACGCGGGCACCGACTTGGGCGCCAATTCTCAGCGCAGCACTAAAAAATAGTCAGCCTGTAATAAAATCTTGATATGGACCTCAAAGAGACATACAAGATGAGAGGAAAAAACGGAGCTCGTTCCTGGAGCTCGACGTCCGTAAGCTCCCGCCCATATACAGCCTCAATAACGTCGCGAGATAGAACAATATCATCTGACTCTAGGCTTCGTCGGTTGTCCCTGAAGCTGTATGCGTTTAGCATACCAGCATTAATTGTACGAAAAGAAGACCTGCCTGGCCAAAGTAGGAACAGCGTTGACGACGACAGCAGCAACAAAGAAAACGGAGGTGAATTTAACCATAGCGGAAAGAATGTATTTGAGAGTTAGAGGAGTAGGGTAGGGATGTTGCGTGGGGTTGATTGGATGCGAATGCGACCTGCGCGAAGTAGAGGAGACCAGCTGGAGAATCTAGATAGGGTCATCTATGTCTTTATACTCTTCAGAACTGTAGTTCTGACCCTATTCACAGGAATTATGTAACTGTAGAGCTTGGCACGTCCGATCACACTATATTGAATTGAATGAGATGGAGTATTGTTTTTCTCAACGATGAAAATACGAACCGTGTTTCTCGGCTAGGGGTATCAGGCAACAACCAGTGCTCGACAGAACTCCTGATTGATACGGGTCAGCTCAGAGGTCCGAACATTCTTCAAGCGCTACGCATCAACAGCACACACGTTATGGGGGCAACAGTTCCCTGGTTAAAATCTCCAAAGTTCTCCTAAGGAGACCATTTCGTTGCTTTCAAAGAATCGAATAGAAATGACCTATTCACCGGTTCAATACTCGCGACTAGACAAGTGTGGCCAACCCTTCAGGTCTCATAGACTGACACGATGTTCAGTGAGTGAAGGAGGCAATGCGGGGGTATCTATGTCCTCACAACCCGAACACAATCAACCCCGATAAGGTAGGCGATCATGTTTCTTTCGGTTGGCAGTAGTTATGTATCCGGACCAGTGGCACATTGTGCGGCGCATCATCCGTGATGACGAGAGATGTTGAATATCAACGGATTGAGCATTAGTCCCGCAGATAGAATACCGAAAAGTTGAcgaacaagcaaaaaaattgCATTACAAGATCATTTTCCTAATGATGGCGAAGATAGTGTGATGTTTTGCGCAAATCAGATCGATATCATATCCAGAATTATTTAAATTGAGGTGGAAGGATTGTATACGCCAAATTTGAGCATCAGGTATGAGAGTAACGAACGAAAGGGTAATGATTTGTTGATCAAGTTGGTCCAGAGAATTCCAATGGAGAGGGATCGACAGTTGATAACAAGCTAGTCGCTCAGGTGGTTTATGGATGATAAACAAGGCGTTAAGAGCGAAGTTGACCAGTTGTGCTATTGAACCGAAGGTATCTGAAGAACAAGTTGACAGCGAAGAAACATCGGAGGCCAAGCCGACGAATGGAATGCTTCCAGACATTCGGAGCGGAGTCACGAGCTGAACTTAAACTTTGATTTTCCGCGAAAGCACAATTTCCATTCAAGGATTTCCTTTCAAAAGTCAATTTGACACCCATATTAGCCCATATTTCAATCATCCTTATTTCTTGCTGATCATTTCCACTGGGATATTTCGATACAGAGTGCTGCTAACCAATGCCAAATCTTCGTCACAAAGGCGGTTTCCTACCCGAACCTTGCCGATGAATTACCTGATGGCGGCGTTCAATCTGTTGTTGCACTGCTGTTGACCCTGCAGGCCCAAACGCCACCTGGGGGTATTTGATACAGTTTGATCGTGACCGTTGACGCAGGACTGCCACACGTCTGAAGGTTGCGAGTCCTATGGAAAAGCTACCCACCCAAATGCAACCCTAATCGCTGCCAGTCACACAACTTACGCACCTCCAGTCTACAGCTGTCTACAGGCCAGTATCCGGTCTCCGTTCGATTCCTCACTGTTAGTTGGCCTTTCGTATTACAGAGGAAGAAGTATGGCTTACCTGTTGAGTATGCTACATACAACATCTTATAACGTGTTTTACGGTCTCATGACACCGTAACAAAAACGCCTCcgcttcctcctccgccagCGGTGGTGACGGGAGCAAAGTGCTCGGAAGGTAGCAGCCGCAACGGGAACGGCCCAGCAGAATGGCATTTCAACGACATGCTTATCGGTATACCCCAGCTCATGTTCCGTGACCGGAGTACAAAGTCTCTTTTTTGATATGTGGAAATTGGTATTAATCTAATCCTCTGCTATTCTTCAACAGTTCTCTACAGGATAAACATAATATAGTCGTGTTCTAGTCTCATACTGGTCTTACTCGTTGCACTCAAAATTTTAAATATCGGACGTCAAAATGGCCTGACCAAAACGGTGGATATGTCCTGGCCAGCATATAAATCGTTTGCGTCGATCCATAAAGGTCATAATTTTCCCGGATTCAAACCTCGCCCAGATAATGTCTCCTACCTATGGGAAAGTAGTTGTGAGCGACTCTGGGGTAGAGCTCGCATACACCGATAGCGGAGCGCTCGAGACCAAGTCAACACCCTACACGACCGCTATTGCCATTCATGGGATGTTTTTCGCCGCACGTAAGTCTTTCCTGTAAATTTGTTTACCATTTTTGACAGTTAATAATCTTTCCCGCGGGACCTGTAGCGGTTTTTGAGAAGGTCCAAGCATGTGCAGCGGGGAAAGGAGTCCGTATAATTGCCCTCAACCGACGCAACTATTCTGGATCTACCCCATATTCACCGGAGGAGTTCAATATCCTTGTCAATGGCTCGGACGAAGAGAAGCACAGCTGGCTTAGGGAACGTGGTCATGAGATTGCCAGATTTATTGTCGCATTGATTAAGGCAAAAAACCTTCCCAAGCTTTCTGAAGATGGTAAAACCGGAGGCATCGTTCTCATTGGATGGTCGGTTGGTGCGGGAGAGGCTAATGCTGTCATCGCTCACGCCGATACCCTTCCTTCTGAGATGCGCTCTGTCTTGGCTTCATATCTCCGGGGATTAATCTTACACGGTGCGTAAACTTTCACCTAATGCACAGAAGGAATCGTGCCTAATTGTGGCACACAACAGAGGCTGCACCTCTTATTTACGGATTGCCTATGCCCGAGAAAAATTGGGCACCTTTTGCTGTTGAAAGTATCCCTCCTGAACAACGTTTCCCGTACTTCAACCAGTGGGTTACAGCATACTTCGACCATGACGATCTCTCCAAGAAAGATCTCAATACCCTGGAATACGTTCTTCCCTCGTCTTCACGTCCTGGCTCCATCTTTAGCATGTCGAAGGCCGAGCAACAAGGAATGATTGGATCCAATGAGGAGTCTGCCGGAGATGCACCGTATATCATGGGCTTCACTCCCCAATTGAACGCAGTCTTCCGTAAAGTTTTGTTTGACCCGTCCACCAAGGCACTATTCCCAAAAATGAAGATATCTTTCCTTGCTGGCGAGAAATCGGCGGCTTTTGGCATTGCGGGTGTATGGGCGGCGCAGGAAGAAGCCACGAAAGAAGGGATCGTAAATTCCATTAATTTCAACATTGCTCCTGGTCTTAACCATTTCGTAAGTGATTTATTGAACCACCAGGCCTGCGAACTTATTGCTCGAGTATATTTATAGGCCCACTGGGATGCTCCCGAAGCCACGGTAGATTTATACCTCCAGCTAACAGATACTGCCCTTCTTAGACCAATCTATGCAAGACCTGCGAAGACCCAGCGCCGTTTTACACGGCAATTATCCAAGTTCTTTATGCTGAGAAGTACTGTGACTGCGCAAAACTGAACATGAAACATACAGATCCCTGCGGATTAACAGTAGCTTTGTTTTTGCTGGTTACTTCTAGAATACGATATGGTACTTACAATAATAATGTGGCGTTGAATCAATCGAAATAGTGCATGCTGGAAATTAGATACTCCAATTTAATCACTATGCTTTAGGGTCGCTATTAAGTCGTTGTGCTGACCTACGGGTTACGCCCAGATTATACATGGATTGAGTACTTAAATGTTACTATGTCAGTCGGTTAGATAAGATGAATGTCGACTATTTCTATTCTCTTTGAACTTTGCTTGATCCAATCAATCTCCGCTTCATTGTCACTGCTTTACTCGCGCTGAGTGACTATATCACTGTCTAACTTCTTCCCCGACTTCCATGGCGAGAGTGCCACCAGAGCTCTTGTCACTCATATTTCAGATCCTCGAGAACGAGAAGGAGTGGAATACTTTAAAAGCATGTTCTCTTCTATCCCATGACAATCACTCTCGTGTTCTTCCACTGCTCTTCAGAACGATAACTCTCCGTTTGAGGAGCCAGCCTAGCCCCATTGTCATTCGCGATGTAGTCCGGCGCGTTGACGGACTATGCAACCTGTTCCAAAAGAGACCACATACTAGAGGATTTGTTAAAACCTTTGAACTACTTGATTCTTATCCGGTATACAATTCTCAGTGGATAACCCAACAAAAGTCTCTACCCCGACTCTTGGATATGCTTCACAGTGTTCGACAGCTCACTTTTGGATGCGAAGTGGGGTTTCTTCATTGGAATCAATTTTCGCCAGAACTACGATGCTCTTTGCTGTTCTTATTCCTTTCACCATCTCTCAAGATGCTCAGCCTTGCCAACCTAGGATCGCTTCCTGTGTCGGCACTCAACACCTGCACTCATTATCTCTCCCTTAATAACGTACTTACATTACGTCCTGAGTCTTATCTTCCTTCTGGACACTGGATAGAAGACCCACCCGCGCATCCGAAGGCTGAGCTCAGATACCTCAGCGTTCGTACCGAGTCCACTGCCAACACCAATGCCACATGGAGTGTCATGCTAACACATGCGGATAAAATCAAGGTTATAAAATGGCGTTGCTGGGAAGGTATGTCATATTTTTATCCTGGTTGTTTtccgtttcatcgacatcaaAACATCTGACGGGTCTTGTAGACACTCAAATTGTCAATGGCATGAGTTTTCCAGGAAACATTGACCTGGGCAGGCTTAATGCGTTGAAGAAGTTTTCCGTTCGCATGTCTTTTGGGAAAGTGGGACGAGACCTGCTAGGCTTTGTGCAAGCACTCGAATCAATTACACGGCCAAGTAATATGGTTTGCCTCAACATCTCAATCCTCTTTCCGCTGCATCACAATGCACATACAGCACGCGATATTCAGACGCACGTTTTCTGGACACGCCTCGCCAATGCATTGAACCAACTCGAGTATCGTTCACTCAAAAGGTTGGACATGGAGCTTACCGTTCATGAGAGAATCCTTTTATTACAGGGAACAAGGATAAACTCAGTGACGGAATTCAGGAACCAGATGAGGAACACTCTATTTCCTTTGCTAAACTTGTCTTCATTGCATTTCAAGTTTAAAGTCAAGGCCTTTTGAACCTACAACATTCTTTATCAAGAGTGGGTCTTCATCTAGTCTTCGTTATTAAACCTCTCAGTCTTCTCGACATCatatgtatgtacatacCTCATATACTCCATCACAACCACAATGTATTTTTTCTTACTGACGATAGAATGATGTAGACAATGTCCTTATAATCTGTGCAGCGGTAGGTCTATTTTAAGACGTCCCCAAGGCATAGTAGCGCTAATAGTTCAGCGTCTGCAGTGGCACATTATGCCAAACGCAATGTGCCACACTGAGAATATTCAAGTGATGCTTGCCGTTACAAAGTGTCTTATTTGCGTATTGAGGTCGTAACTGTGGTCTGAGACGCTATCGCCAACGTCGTCGTGATAATCTGGCTTGTTATTTTTGAGTTCCGATCACTGTTGGAGCGGAGGCAAAATTTATTCCAAAACCAGGATACCCCATATCCACAGTTCGGCGCTCAATTGCCTCACCTGTGACGCagatcctctttctcctcacTTGTCTGGCCCGTGTGTTTTACTTCACTCCAAAGTTTTCAACGTCATCACCCACACCACTGCCACTGCTACCCTATATAAACTGTACGGGTCATTGATTCAGGCAGCCATTCACCTTCCATCTTTGATTCGCACAACATCCAACAACTTTAACTATCAATAATGGCCACCGACTGCACCTGCCAGAGAGGATGCTCGTACGTTTCACCCCTATTCCTCACCGTATCATTGCTTAAATTATCTAATTCACCAGCGCTTGCGGACCCCAAGGCACAGGCTGTGCTTGCCCAAAGGGCAAATGCGATTGCCCACAGTGTCCTAACAAAACACACACTGATAAGGTGAGTAAACTGAATTCATTGATGATGGCGTTATTTGACGTGTCAATTACTATGCTATAGTGTTCGTGCAAAGGCAGTTCGGACTCATGCGGTTGCACCACCAGCGACAAACCGTGCACATGTTCTTAATTGACCTATAAATTCCAACATCCTGCGGCCACGCCTTAGCGCCAGGCTGCCTCTCTGTTAATTTTGTGTATTTGTATTTAGCATAGTAAACCAAGCCTTAGCGCCAGGTTGCTTCTGCCTTCACTTGTCAATCTGTATTTGTTAATTTGATTATTCTGCATAGTAAACCAAGCCTTAGCGCCAGGTTGCTTCTGCCTTCACTTTTAATCTGTATTTGTTAATTTGACAGTGACCATGCCTTTGCGCTAGGTTGCTTGTGAAAACAATTTTAAACATGATTGATTGATATTTATGTCTGAATGATTCCACAACACAGATATTCCGACTATACTGTATCGGACTTGTTTGAGTGTCTTGTATTCGCGTGTCATTGATAATTTTCTGTTGTATTCTTAAGTTGCCATACAGCGAGAGgttttttgagcttactgtTGTCTTTTATATAGAATCCAATTTTCGGCCTACCACGCACAGTGACCACCGTCAACGGTGAGGCTAATGTGCGAGTTCACGATTAATTAATTTGCCTTGGCGTTGACAAGCCCAGCTCAAGAGTTGAGAAACTTACTTTGAGCCAGTGCAAAACGTAGATGCATCGCTTGCCAGGAAGAGCGCGGCTCCTCGCAGTTCATCTGTCCTGCCAAGGCGACCAAGTGGGTTTTGGGAACTCCATTCCTGCGTTAAACCTGGGGTACTATCAAGAGGGTTCTTGGTCATGCTGGTATGAATTAAGGACTTCAGTGATGTGTTAttcttcaaaaaaaaaaaaaaacggaaCCTACGCAGTGAAAATATATCCAGGACTGATAGTATTGACGCGGATATTATTTTCCCCAAGTTCACACGCCATGGATCTCCCCATCTGAAGCACCGAAGCCTTACTGATGTTATAGGCAACGGTTTTAACCCTCTGTTTTCATTCCAGGTAAATGCCCAAGAACCCAACAGAAGAATCTGTATACTTACTGGAAGAGCAACACTTCCACATATACTACTCGTCAATATGATGCTACCAGCTATTTGACGTTTTACCATTTCCCGAGCAGCAGCCTGAGCAGTGTAGAAGGCgccattgacattgacatcgAGTACCTGTCCTTGGAAAATTGACCTGGCGAGAAACAACCTCTAAATTAAATCAAACCTTCTGGAAATCTTCCTCTGGGTACTCCAATATTCCGGTGAACCCCGCAATTCCAGCATTTGCGAAACAAATGTCTAACCTTCCCTCCTGTGAAGCAATTTTGTCTACCAGAGTCCACATCTCCTTCTGGTTTGTAACATCGCATGGCATATATTCAAGCCTCcctttcttgattttgccTTCCGAGACTAGATCACCCAGCTCAGAGGCGAATTTCTGGACTTTGAGCCACTCTTCGTTGGGCTCGTTGGACAAGTCGAGGCAGTACACGATGGCCCCAACTTCTACAAGGGCAAGTGCTATTTCGAGTCCAATACCACGGTGCCCACCAGTGACAATGGCAACTTTTCCGAGCAGAGAGAACAGATTCAGAGCAGTACGAACTGGTGGGGCCTCAGTGGCGAGAGCAGCAGCGACGCCTAAAGGGTGGGAAGAGTCTGACATCTTCCCTTATGTGCAAGTGGATAAAGCGTGAACGCATGGCTGAGACGAACTGATTATATAGGTTGGTTCGATTGGTGTGAATGTTCGCAGGGGCACAGGATTGACgttgtgtttttgttttcgATGATTTGGAAGTACAGACCAGAATAGAAATCGTGGAGACTGTAGGTATTTTCGCATCGTTATGTCGTTAATGCTTATAATTGGGCCAAGGACTCGGGCACCGTACTATGCTAGAAGAGAACAGAAGTTTAATAATATGATAAGTAGTCTGCTGTAGTGGTATCGCCTTTTCACAAGTTGGGAAGACATGGAAGTTTCGATATAATGTCATGCAGCCGAGTCAGCCCCACACTGAGGCAAAATGGATAGCATTTCGGGCGCTTTTCGATAACTGGAGAGCTTCAGAATAGAGAATTACACAGGATGGTGTCATGAGGAATATGGGCAACCTATTGAGAGTGTGAAAGACGCGCTCCCATCTGAGCTGCAGCTCATATCCAAAAAACTTCACCGATCATCATCGGCACATCCGGCAAGATGTTGAAAGATCCCACGGCTCACGGGGAGCCAATCAGCATCAAGGTGTCACGTAAGCAGTGACACGACGATCAAAACCAATTGCTGACCAATTCATTCTGAGTCAGAGACATCAGTCAGGCTCAGAACTCAATCAAGTACTCGGGCTTCAGTTTGCACAATCGAAGGCCTGCGGCCTCAGAGGTTGACAAAAAGCATTATTTCTAGTTAGATAAGAGACATCTTTAAAGCGGAAGCCCAAAGTGCCAAC is a window from the Psilocybe cubensis strain MGC-MH-2018 chromosome 8, whole genome shotgun sequence genome containing:
- a CDS encoding Sorbose reductase sou1, translating into MSDSSHPLGVAAALATEAPPVRTALNLFSLLGKVAIVTGGHRGIGLEIALALVEVGAIVYCLDLSNEPNEEWLKVQKFASELGDLVSEGKIKKGRLEYMPCDVTNQKEMWTLVDKIASQEGRLDICFANAGIAGFTGILEYPEEDFQKVLDVNVNGAFYTAQAAAREMVKRQIAGSIILTSSICGSVALPRVKTVAYNISKASVLQMGRSMACELGENNIRVNTISPGYIFTATDELRGAALFLASDASTFCTGSNLTVDGGHCAW